TGCTCGTGAGCTTGAGAGGGAGAGAGATTAGAAGAATCTACTTCTGCGGTTAAATGAGTTATACAAGCTATAAAACCCACAATTGTGCTCATATGTATTTTAAAGTACATTAGGAACCTCCTTTTCTAACTTTTGTTATAATGGTGTTTAACTGTAATTTCATTAACAACCCCTAATACTCCTGCTAGACTGCGTACCGAAATCTCTGCTTCCTCTTTTTAAAAAGGGAAGTCTACTTCCCCCGATAAGGTTACTACTGATATCTTTATTTTATCGGAGGGGATTAATACGTTCCAACGTACGCTTTAGCAATATCCATATTTATGAGCTTTGCTGTCTTAACTGGGGCGACTATTAATTTCTTCACTACGGCTTTAACGCTAGGTATTTTCTTTATTTCCTCTTCAAGCGCAGATTTGGCTGTAAGACTTGTTACCTTTCCATCTAAGCGAGCTATCCTTCCCCCGACTTAAACAAACACATCCCCTGTATCTAAGTGAAGGGAATCCAATTTAGTAAGAATGTTTTTGCAAATTTCAAAATCTTTCTCTCACTACCTCTTTTGTCTCATCTGCAAAGATGAGAGGGGCCTTACGATAATGTGATTGATAAAGTAATAATCCCATCCTTGGCCCCCATAGCCACATGAGATGCATCCCAGTAAGGCATAGAATCAAGCTAAGAGCGAATTTTTTTATATAATCCTGTGTTATTTTTCATAGACTTTCTCCTCTCTAAAATTTCCGCATTACTCAAGGAATCGACTAGTGCCCCCAAACGATTTAGCCTAAGAATCTATAAGAACAACGTCGCCATCGCTATTTTGGACCAAAAAAAAGGATATCTCTTTACCTAGCTTACAAATAGCTAGGATTGCTTATCTGAAAACATTCTTAAGTTGGATCTGGTTGCATAAATCCATTAAATACTAGGCTTTTAAACAAGCCGGCTTATTGTCTATTTTCTCAAGCTGCAGTCCAATAACTCAGAGCCATCGCTAGCTTTGTCCTGAGGAACTAAACGAATTAGGAATAGGCCATCTCGGGACCATCCATGCAATAAGCAATAAGTGGTAAGAGAAATCCTCAAAGAGTAGGAAGAGGAGGATGATAGACAGTTTGAATCATGAGCGGACAAAAGTTTCATTGTGAGAATAAAATTAAATAAATAGCGAGGCCTTCTTTTACGCCCCGTTTGCTTACTTTCCTGCCATCCATCCATTGCTTGATTGGAAAGCCCTAAAGTTATGCTTTCTTTTTGAGCTTAAGCTTTTTTGTAGCGGGATCTGTTGTATCTGTAATAAGTGAGCTTTTTTCATAGCCTGTCTAAACTTTTTGCAGCAAGCTAAGTTTACAGCTCTTAGGTATTAAAGGGCTAATTTACTGCAGGCGTTCTATCCTATCTCCCCATTTACGCAACAACGCCATTAAGTGGCGTGAAATTTTTTAAATCCTCCTTTTGTTAAAAAAGTTTGAGTTAATTTTGTCAGAATTTGAATGAGATTTAATTTTCATATTTGAATTGTTTTCATTTAATTAAAAACCCAAACAAGCTAGAAATTTCGCCATGAGATCAACTACTTTCCATCCGTTTGATCTTCCTTTCTCGATAGGCCTGCTTGAGCTCTTGAATGAGCTGAGCGGAGCTATGGTAAATAACGTCCTCCACTTCATCAATTAAATCGAAGAAGTCTAGATTTGCTAACTTTGCCCTATCGCTCTCGAAAAAATCGATAGCCATCTCTTTGCCCATGGGAAAGGGGGTTTTTTGAGGAGCTGCTTCAATATTGGGAGCTGGGAATCCTTCTGTTTGTGGTTGATTTTGGGCGTTTTCTTGCTTTTCTGAATTTTTTGGTTGAGAGGGTTTTGAGTTGAAATTATTACTCATTTTATTTACCCCTTTATCTATGAATTAATTTTCTATACTTATAAAATACTGTATTCCCCCTACAAATTCTGTGCAAGGCAAAATTACAAAAGTTTTATAAAGTTTTCTAACTTATTTTATATTAGAAATTTAACGGGTTTTATTTATACACTTAGTTATTCGCATTTAATTGAAAATCAATAAAAATGTGAGAGTTTGCCATCAATTCCATTACTTTCCATTCGCTTGAATTTCTTTTTCCAAATAAGTCACGTTTGAGCTCATAGATAATTAAAAAGGGGATCTTCGAAGAATTATTTCCCTATTTTAAAGTTTAAAGCGTCTGCGTTTGCTATCGCTAGGGGTGGGGTTGCTTTAATTGGAACGCCAATTTAATGTAAGGCAAGCTCAAGCATAACCCAAAAGCCTTGCGTCCTGAATTTCTTTATTTGAAAAGAACAGTCTAGGCTTGTTAGGGATTAAGCAATAATTAGCTATACCTGCCATTTAGATTACTAAGAAAGTTCCAACGACTAGCGATGACGATGATGCTCGATCTGACAGCTGCTTTTGAGAAGATTAATGACGCTTTCAATAATAGCCCTTTTTCTCAGCATTAATTTATCTACCCATGTGATTAATTTGTTTCTCATCTTCTTTTTTACTTTTGTAAACAACAGGATTCCAGTTTTCAGTAAGGCATTCACAAGTTTTTCAGAAATATACTCTCGATCTGCAAAAGCTTTTCCCTTTAAGCCCTTTACCATTCCTGGAATAGGTTTTCGATCATCGGTATTGCCTGATGTCAATTTAAATGCTACAATTTCGGCATGATGATTAATGACTAAATGAAGCTTAAAATCAAAGAACCATCCTATGGTGGTTTTACCCCACTTAGCTTGTTCTTTGAAGGTGCGATGTGAAGATGCTCGCTTGACATGATAAACAGTTAAGACTGTGGAATCTATGAATAGAATTCCTTCACATACACCCTGATGTTCTTTTATAAAACAAAACATGGGAAAAAAGGCTTTAGAAGTCAATTGCACAAAGCGTAAATACCCTACCAGATTGGGAAACAAATGCTTCAAGTTTGTTTTCATGTGGTTGATATAGAAATGCTTAAATGTTCTGCAATTAGAGCGAAGGAATAACAAAAGAATAGTTAATACTTCGCTAAGGGACGTCCTAAAAGCTCTTTTTCGAATTTTTGGCTTAGTATACTCAATATGCTTTTCGGAACACATTTTTTGGAACCTGTGGCAGAAGTCATCAACCAGACAAAATAGTTCAATAATCGCAAGCTCATCCATTTTGGGCCTTTTTCGTTAGCTTTTTTGTGTTGGAAAACAAAACTTCTAACAGAAATAAGGTCCTTTTTTCAATAATTCTAATTCAAAATATTGCCTGAAGCTCGCTTACATTAAATTGGCGTTAATTGGAAAACAGTTGTATTACTTCTACTTCTAACTTAGGAGAATAGGCATTGTCTAACAAATGATGAGCTATGATTGATACAGATACTTGATAGCCTCTTTCAAGGCATACTAGGGCTGTATGCCTTCTCACTTAATGGCAAGTTAAACTTTATGATCGCCTAATTAAACTTTTTCAACCCCATAAAATTTTAAGGCGCTGCAGGTCACTTCCTAGTGCTCTTTTGGATGCCATACGTCAGGCTCTTAACTTAAAGCTCCAACACATGCTATGGGACAGATAACTATGAACTCTTAACTTGGTTGGAACAGACTTTTCTTTTAAATCTGCATTAGGAGGGAAGCCGGCTTGGTATAATTTAAAAGTTGCCTTACTAGGTGCAGAATGGGGATGGTAACTACTGCGAGTATCCTCTTCAGGCTGGTGATGGCACCTGCTAGAATTACTTATCGAACTTTTGCCATTTTGATTTTAGGCTAATAAACCTAAGGATAAATAGACATCTTTACCCATCCATGGATGCCTATTTGTCTTTTTAAAACTGCTACAAGCTTTTTTGGCAGATAAATTCAATTGTTTCCTTTTGACCTTTTTCTAACAATTCCCAGGCTATGGATTTGACTAGGAAGGTCCTTAGAGAGAAAGATTACGCGGTTGCTTATAAATTAATTAACTTATTTTCTCTCCCATTTTAAGAAAAGTGGCCTGCCCTAGCAGCTACAAGAATATGAGGTTGTATTCGGAAGTTTGGCTCATATAAATATAGAAGCAGGGATAGGCGTAGCGGAAGAGGCTAAAAGATGTTTGTTTAAGAAAATTGACTTTTTGAGGCCATGATGATAAAATTTTTTGTAATCGCATTACCTTTAAACCAAACTAAGGTGAGCAATTTTTGAAATTAGTCTTAAACTACAGGAACAAATGAGAGTTTGGATGGGATGTCTAGAGCAAATGCCAGCTATGAAGTAAAGAAGTTTTTAAACAGCTGAGGATAGCTACAGGGCTTAAACAATTTTTATACTGGGTTTTATGAGCAGTATAAATGGCTTACTCCTTGTAATTAAAAGGATTGAGGACAATTTAAATTCTTTCTCTGAATTGATAAATTCAAAAATTAACTTAAAAAATAGGAAATATCAAATGAGAACTAGTTTTACGGTGAGAGCATCTTATACATTGCAAGCTAAACTTTATGATCACCTAAATGAATTTTCTCAATCGCATAAAATTTTAGGGCGCTTCAGTGCGCTTCCTATTGCTCTTTTGGATGTGGCATGCGATAACCTTGAAATTCCAGTAAATGCTATTGAACAGATTGCGATGGCTGCTCTTAATTTGGTTGGAACAGTCTTTTCTCTTAAATCTGCATTAGCAGGGAAGCCGGCCAACTATAACTTAAAAGATGCCTTAAGATGTGCTGAATGGGGAATGGGAAGTGTTGTATGTATCCCCGTCAAGCTGGCGCTGGCACCTGCTAAAATTATTTATCAATTTTTTGCCATTCTGATATGTCCAGAAAAGGTGCAGTCTTGCTCTAGTTTTAACACTTTTAAAAGCCAGTGATTTTTAAGTTATTAGACTAAACGCAAATAGGCATCTTTACTCATCCATGGATGTCTATTTGTCTCGTTAAAAGCTTTTAAGAGCTTTTTTGACAAGGCATTCCCCATAGCTTTCTTTTAACCTTTTTCTAGTAGCTTCAAGGCTATGGATTAGTTGAAAAAGCAAATTAGATGGAAAGATAGCGTGAGTTCCCTTTTATTTCCCGGTAGTCATGCCAGAACTAATGGTCAATACGCTAATTTTAACGGCTGCTTCAATCAAGCGGCCTCTCATGGGAGGATTCGGTTTTTTTGATACGCGCTGCTGATAGTTGATTCACTTATTTTCTCTCATTTTAAGGAAAATAGCCCAAAGTGACCCTTATTCAGGAAGGTTTGAAAAATTTGATCATGAATTGGAAAAGCCATTTATTAACAACTTTTTCAGCTCCTGGCGGGCTTCACTCAATTGCTTCGCTGTATAGTTTGGTCCTAAAAGTAGATAGCTATGTTGCTTCATGGCGGTCATGACGCATGTTCCAGGTAGCAAAACTTCTTGTAAAAAAGCTTCGCTAGGCATTGCTAGAGCAATTGTGCCTTGATGAAGAAATCCATATTTGGTTCTCCTTTGCGCTCCTCCTCCCACTTTTCTTCCTTCTAGCATTACATCGTATTTGGTGGGTTTGGCCATACAAAAGTTTTGGCTAGAGGCATCTAAAGGGGTAGGTTCTTCTGGCAATAATTGAGGCGCGACCTTTGGCCCTAGGAAAGTGTTGACAGCTTGCATGACAATCTGATTGACAAAAGCGTAAGTTTCCAAGGTGTTTACCGAATAAGCAGGATGGGAAGAAGGGATTAAGACGGAGAATGCCAAATCAGAAATGTGAAAAACAATTCCTCCTCCTGTGGGGCGTTTGGCTAAATTAAGTTTTAGACGGTCTACCGCATGGGCATTTAAAAAATCAAAAGGTTGAATAAAATGCCCAAATGTAGCGCAATCTCCTTCCCATTCATAGCTATGAAAAATAGGGGCTTTAATTGACTCTAACTGGCTTAATAGCTCATAATCGCGGTACATGTTTGCAGATGCACTGCAACATCCTGAGTGAATAATTTGCCATATCATTGTACTGCCTAGGTAAAATATAAAAGAGTAGCAGATCAGCCAAATTCTAATCTACCAACCAAAAGAGAAAACATGGGAGCCCCTCCAGCTGTCCAACAAGGTTTTTGCCCTTTTCCTTCATCCATACATGCAGGCAAAAAGAGCCTAGAGAATCCTTCACCAGCAGAAGAATTTTGTTTGCCTAAAACCTCTAAAAAATCACCGCCTACAGGGGATAATAGCAACTCTGCTCAAAAGGAATTGGAGTCGAAAGAAGCGCAAGGCTTTCAAATTCCTAGCGTGTTGAAAAAAATTTGGGATTTTATGAATAAAGCCTCGGACATTATTGTCATGGCGATAGGTGTGCCCCTTAAATATACGGGATTATGTTTTCTAGTAATAGGAGCGGTTCATTTCGGAGTTGTTTTGTGCCTATCCGTTCCCCAGGTTACCTTAGCAACAGGCCTAATGGCTATCATATGCGCTTTAATTAAAAGTGGAGCTTTGCCGACAATTGTTGCAGGAGCCGCTTTGTACAAGTTTGGGGCAGATTTAATTGAAAATAAGGCTTTGCCCTCTCTGAGTTTAGTTCCTTTGGTTTTTCCCCTTCCTTTTTTTCAGTGGTTGAATATGGGAAAAGCCCCCAGTCCTATGGATCCCAGCTAGGCTTCAACGATAGATTGTAGGATGATAGCGTTCATTGAGACGATCTCCATATCCATATTCGAATTGCCTGAGAGTATGAAAAAGGGGATCTTCCCGATTTGCGATATAAACAGGATGGGCTTCTGTGTAGGCAATAAGCAAGTAATAAAGATCTTTTCTTTGGGGTGATTCTAATAAAGAAGAAAAATCTAAAGGGAGATCGGCAGTAAAAAACAC
The Parachlamydia sp. AcF125 genome window above contains:
- a CDS encoding IS982 family transposase — translated: MDELAIIELFCLVDDFCHRFQKMCSEKHIEYTKPKIRKRAFRTSLSEVLTILLLFLRSNCRTFKHFYINHMKTNLKHLFPNLVGYLRFVQLTSKAFFPMFCFIKEHQGVCEGILFIDSTVLTVYHVKRASSHRTFKEQAKWGKTTIGWFFDFKLHLVINHHAEIVAFKLTSGNTDDRKPIPGMVKGLKGKAFADREYISEKLVNALLKTGILLFTKVKKKMRNKLITWVDKLMLRKRAIIESVINLLKSSCQIEHHRHR